A window of Nymphalis io chromosome 18, ilAglIoxx1.1, whole genome shotgun sequence genomic DNA:
ctataaaatatgttataatgctTGACCTTTATATTGAACAGTTTTTGGTAAGAGGCAACTtgaatctatataaaaaactgaAACTGGTAAAACAGCTTTCACTTTAGCAAAATGTGGGAGGTTTCCAAAACTTGTGTAATGTTAAATTATGTGAATGTAACCACAGATGTTATCTAACGaagttacaaaaacaaaacatcgaCCATTAGAAATTCTTTTGTTGACTCAATGTCAAAGCACTctagaaaaaataatgaacagACAACAAGGTCAAACGAAACATTTCGTACAATCACTCGCCTCGACTTCTAACCACCTCAGGCCTCCTATAgaataatgtaacaataaaaaataaagtaatgatCCTGGAATTTGACATTTACCTACTTCTTTCCACATGTTCAAGTGGGTCAACATGTAACCATTTCGAATTGCTTTGAGCACATCCTCATCATTATCAGACCAAAATTGTCGTTGTTTCACTATCGAGTCCATCAAATGCTCCTTGGCAAAAGCTGCTGCTTCGCCACCACCATGACCATCGTATATTCCGAAAAAAGCGTACTCCAAATCCCTCTCATCTTCCGTTTGTTGATACGCAACGGAAAACAAATCTTCCATATACTTTCTACCGCCTTGGCTACAGTGGCCAGTAACACGTAAATTAACGCCAATTGATGCAGGCATTTTAACaccataatataaatttaactactAAATAATACTACTTTAAAACTACACAAACTTTTCCACATTTTGCATTTGCAATTACGCGACCTGCGAATGAAGCTCGACTGACGGTGACGACAGGTCACGTGGACATATTGATTCTTTACGCGTGCCTACTGTGTTATGGATAAAGCCGCGCGAGGAAAAGAGATAACTATATAATCGTTAGCTTCATACTAGTTAGAAAAGAAAACGACGCCATCATGCTTTCCGCCATTTTTGCTTGTCTAACAAAAAAGTACTTATTAATGCAATACGCAATCCTGGTCTAAGATTctaattagtataatttaacgaaaatgtaactaaaaatgttaatcaataatgacatcattttaattggtttaataatttttttttaaacgtagttCATACGGACACTCAAATGTAGCgttcaagttatttaattatgttttttgcgatatctgaaatttaattactattgttTAAACGGCGCCCGgcttacattttgttttgtagatttaatttattatttttcttaaatgaaatGCCAAACTAAATGGAGATTGTaataggaaaaaataaaaaatacaatcaattataataagaatcgaaattaaactttcattaaataatttataataaaaaaattaaaattatatactatatatataattataaacttcaTATTTTACTAAACTTACTCAGTAAAAACTgacttaagtaataaataataaagtaaggattcagaaaataaaacagaactatcattaatttattataaacaactaaactttattactttataaacgtACAGGTAAAAATACAGGTCATTCTTCCGTGACTTCCCATGGTTTTTCAGTTCTTATCCAATCCCATGGCTCAGGTTTCTTATATACAGACTCTTCCACTAATTTAATACCTCCTTTAAGAACCTCATTCAAAAATTTGTCGATTTTGCTGCCTTTTTTTGATTCTATATCACAGGACATTTCTGTTATCCCACACTCTAAGCATCTTTGGGCAAATACTCGACCAAGGTTTATATAAGCACATGTATCCGTCATACTATACAGTTGATTGCGGAGAGCCAATTCTGATGTTTTGGCCTCAATAACAGGCCCATTAACAAAATGTATGACTTCAGCTTTTACTGTTCTGTTTGTTGGTGTTATTATGAgtctgaaattaaatattcatgaataattggaataaaaatatagttttatgttatttcaaaaacataGAAGTATTTCTCAAACACTTAAcattccatttataatatttagtaagttttttttttatagtataggtaggcggacgaacatatgggccacctgatggtaagtggtcaccaatgcccatagacattggcattgttagtaatgttaaccattacttacatcaccaatgggccaccaacctcgggaactacgGTGTTATGTCCCTGTTGCCTGTAATaaccctggctcactcaaccttcaaaccagaatacaacaataccaagtactgctgttttgcagtagaatatctgatgagtcggtggtacctacccagacgagcttgcacaaagccctacagtAAGTGCAATTTTAATTCACATATAAGATTATGATTTATGAGTTTTTATGGGAGTTTatgattagaaatatatataatagaagtaTGTGATTAGAATTTATAcacttacaaa
This region includes:
- the LOC126775492 gene encoding 39S ribosomal protein L18, mitochondrial yields the protein MLSTKYVFPFANLARYNSTAATFVNRNPRNLERMRIARKPDGYHLERPGRVFWHKLIITPTNRTVKAEVIHFVNGPVIEAKTSELALRNQLYSMTDTCAYINLGRVFAQRCLECGITEMSCDIESKKGSKIDKFLNEVLKGGIKLVEESVYKKPEPWDWIRTEKPWEVTEE